The Columba livia isolate bColLiv1 breed racing homer chromosome 21, bColLiv1.pat.W.v2, whole genome shotgun sequence genome has a segment encoding these proteins:
- the PRDM2 gene encoding PR domain zinc finger protein 2 isoform X3 — MWEVYYPNLGWMCVDATDPEKGNWLRYINWARSGKEQNLFPLEINRTIYYKSLKPIAPGEELLVWYNGEDDPEIAAAIEEERASARSRRHSPKAKKGKKKTQEGKNKGKKAVDTNQKKAVLDSPSADMRDSKEGHKEEDETPSVSAVLSLEQTAVIQEMVNQEVLPKLMVPSPTSEPQMVTEDKQGEAINCASDDLDDDEEEDDEEEEDEEEIEDINMPKEHAEMPLICEEKLDSLEEQKSTSEESPESSPKKKLVVKVPKARGESNGDVQEMFMFPCQHCERKFTTKQGLERHMHIHISTFNHAFKCRYCGKAFGTQINRRRHERRHEAGPKRKPFLTLTSSQHLDNVADNQVIVDDGLKDDLNVSSLVQDSVALDSEKVSQEMSNSAFAEENKEPKELHPCKYCKKVFGTHTNMRRHQRRVHERHLIPKGVRRKGFFTEEPPLQTEQAPPVQSVYIASTEIEEEGEVDDVYIMDISSNISENLNYYIDGKIQSNSSTSNCDVIQMESNSADLYGLNCIISPVTVEISPNLKVTQTHVNEPPKEPSSSGSNESKKRRTASPPLIPKIKTEVDPEPVTPTSSLNLPLSISTESLPFHKEKGVYLSSKLKQLLQTQDSKKMTPSEIPKLGPSVTSSPILPPVSSRFKRRTSSPPSSPQHSPVLRDFVKSGEGKTVWNDNIRSSKMPKLESHSNSPAWNLTGREEKETLSTLCFEDYKISKDWTAAPTFGNVCNQQPLDLSSGMKQRSDVKNKNQVPWESVLDLSVHKKPCSDAEIREYKENSTQPTCSGVKKKKPTTCMLQKVLLNEYNGTDAAVDSALGVSRSASPSKPLETQADPDVDPALSASSLDTQPLSSSVSPVPQVAAVPSVCQLPPLLTPTNPPSPPPCPPVLTVATSPPSLLPTMPLPIPDVSASATNTSSCPSPLSNTTTQSPLPVLSPTVSPSPSPVPSVEPLISAASPGPPTLSSSSSSSSSSSFSSSSSSSSPSPPPLSVVSSVVSSADNLENTLPIIKQEEAENEQQKAREDPHTSSESVVQETFNKSFVCNVCESPFLSIKDLTKHLSIHAEEWPFKCEFCVQLFRDKTDLSEHRFLLHGVGNIFVCSICKKEFAFLCNLQQHQRDLHPDKECTHHQFESGTLRPQNFTDPSKANVEHMQSLPKDSLEPSKEEDDEDLNDSSEELYTTIKIMASGVKSKDPDVRMGLNQHYPSFKPPPFQYHHRNPMGIGVTATNFTTHNIPQTFTTAIRCTKCGKSVDNMPELHKHILACASASDKKRYTPKKNPVPLKQTVQPKNGMVVIAGPGKNAFRRMGQPKRLNFNVEISKMSSNKLKISALKKKNQLVQKAILQKKKSAQQKAELKNNPSESDSHICPYCNREFTYIGSLNKHASYSCPKKPISPSSKKNSKKSASSPSPASSEKGNSLRRRTADAEIKMQSTQPHLGKTRARTSGPAQLQLPSASFKSKQNVKFVSSIRSKKPNSSSSLRNSSPVRVSRMSHVDGKKTKVVAKNNSSGISSKVSRKLHVRIQRNNKAVLPSKSAVASKKKADRFAVKSHERIGGPITRSLQQAANAEAAENKRDESTKQELKDFSYRLRMASRCPSSSSHNTSARQCKKPNCAASQFFKE, encoded by the exons gaaagaaaaagactcAGGAAGGTAAAAACAAGGGAAAGAAGGCAGTGGATACAAACCAGAAAAAGGCTGTTTTGGACTCTCCTTCTGCAGATATGAGGGATTCTAAAGAGG GTCATAAGGAGGAAGATGAAACAccttctgtttctgctgtgctgtccctggAGCAAACAGCTGTGATTCAGGAAATGGTAAATCAAGAGGTTCTTCCAAAGCTGATGGTCCCCAGTCCCACCAGTGAACCACAAATGGTGACAGAAGACAAACAAGGAGAAGCAATAAACTGTGCTTCAGATGACTTAGATGAtgatgaagaggaggatgatgaagaagaggaagatgaagaggagatAGAAGATATCAATATGCCTAAAGAACATGCTGAAATGCCTTTGATATGTGAAGAAAAGTTAGACTCTCTGGAAGAACAAAAGAGTACGTCAGAAGAATCTCCAGAAAGCTCTCCAAAGAAAAAGCTTGTTGTGAAAGTTCCAAAAGCGAGAGGTGAATCAAATGGTGATGTTCAGGAAATGTTCATGTTTCCCTGTCAGCATTGTGAGAGGAAGTTTACAACAAAGCAAGGACTTGAGCGCCACATGCACATCCACATCTCCACTTTCAACCATGCCTTCAAGTGTCGATACTGCGGGAAAGCCTTTGGTACTCAAATTAACAGGCGAAGACATGAGCGACGCCACGAGGCAGGGCCAAAAAGGAAACCGTTCCTAACACTGACGTCATCACAACACTTGGATAATGTTGCTGATAACCAAGTGATTGTGGATGATGGTCTGAAAGATGATCTGAATGTTTCCAGTCTTGTGCAAGACTCTGTTGCCTTGGATTCTGAGAAAGTTTCCCAAGAAATGTCAAACTCTGCTTTTGCTGAGGAAAATAAGGAACCCAAAGAATTGCACCCGTGCAAATACTGCAAAAAGGTTTTTGGAACTCACACCAACATGCGGAGGCACCAGCGTAGGGTTCACGAGCGTCATCTTATTCCCAAAGGTGTCAGAAGAAAAGGATTCTTCACTGAAGAGCCACCGCTTCAGACTGAGCAGGCCCCTCCAGTCCAGAGCGTGTACATAGCAAGTACAGAAATTGAAGAGGAAGGCGAAGTAGACGATGTCTATATCATGGATATTTCCAGCAATATCtctgaaaatttaaattattatattgaTGGTAAAATTCAGTCCAACAGCAGCACTAGCAATTGCGATGTGATTCAGATGGAGTCCAACTCTGCAGACTTGTATGGCCTAAATTGTATAATCAGTCCAGTTACGGTGGAAATCTCCCCGAATTTAAAGGTGACACAAACACATGTGAATGAACCTCCCAAGGAACCCTCCAGCAGTGGGAGCAATGAATCCAAAAAGAGAAGAACTGCCAGCCCTCCTCTCataccaaaaataaaaactgaagtaGACCCAGAACCCGTAACTCCTACTAGTTCTTTAAATCTTCCTCTTAGCATTTCAACAGAAAGCCTAccttttcataaagaaaaaggtGTTTATTTGTCatcaaaattaaaacagcttCTTCAGACACAGGACAGTAAGAAGATGACTCCAAGTGAAATCCCTAAACTAGGACCTTCTGTTACATCATCCCCTATTTTGCCTCCAGTATCCAGTAGGTTTAAAAGAAGGACCAGCTCCcctcccagctctccccagcaCAGTCCAGTTCTTCGAGACTTTGTCAAATCAGGTGAGGGAAAAACTGTGTGGAACGATAATATTCGGAGTTCAAAAATGCCAAAGTTAGAAAGCCACAGCAACTCACCCGCTTGGAACTTGActggaagggaggaaaaagagactTTGAGCACTCTGTGCTTTGAAGACTATAAAATATCAAAAGACTGGACAGCAGCTCCGACTTTTGGCAACGTGTGCAACCAGCAGCCGCTGGATTTATCTAGTGGCATGAAACAGAGGTCCGATGTCAAAAATAAGAATCAGGTTCCCTGGGAATCTGTTTTAGATTTAAGCGTACATAAGAAGCCTTGCAGTGATGCCGAAATTAGGGAATACAAAGAAAATTCCACACAACCAACCTGTAGTGgtgttaaaaagaagaaaccaacCACTTGCATGTTACAGAAGGTTCTGCTGAATGAGTACAACGGAACGGACGCGGCCGTGGACAGCGCGCTTGGTGTGAGCAGGAGCGCGAGCCCAAGCAAACCCCTGGAGACTCAGGCTGACCCTGACGTGGATCCTGCTCTCTCTGCATCTTCTCTTGACACTCAGCCCCTCAgttcctcagtttcccctgtGCCGCAGGTGGCTGCTGTGCCTTCCGTGTGCCAGCTGCCTCCTTTGTTAACGCCAACCaaccctccttcccctccgccctgcCCACCTGTCCTAACGGTTGCTACATCgcctccttcccttcttccaaCAATGCCGTTACCAATTCCAGATGTCTCTGCCAGTGCCACTAACACTTCTTCTTGCCCATCTCCTCTTTCTAACACTACTACCCAGTCCCCGCTGCCAGTTCTTTCGCCCACGGTTTCCCCTTCTCCATCTCCCGTTCCTTCTGTTGAACCtcttatttctgctgcttcaccTGGTCCTCCCACACTctcttcctcatcttcatcctcctcttcctcctctttctcctcctcttcatcttcatcatctCCGTCTCCACCTCCTCTGTCTGTAGTTTCTTCTGTCGTTTCCTCTGCTGATAATCTGGAAAATACTCTGCCGATAATAAAACAGGAAGAAGCTGAAAATGAGcaacagaaagcaagagaagatCCTCATACTTCAAGTGAATCAGTAGTGCAGGAAACATTCAATAAAAGCTTTGTGTGCAATGTCTGTGAATcaccttttctttctattaAAGACCTAACGAAGCATTTATCCATTCATGCTGAAGAATGGCCCTTCAAATGTGAATTCTGTGTACAGCTTTTTAGGGATAAAACGGACTTGTCGGAACATCGCTTTCTGCTTCACGGAGTAGGAAACATCTTTGTTTGCTCCATCTGTAAAAAGGAATTTGCTTTTTTGTGCAATTTGCAACAGCATCAGCGGGATCTCCATCCAGACAAGGAGTGCACACATCATCAGTTTGAAAGTGGGACTTTGAGACCCCAGAATTTTACGGACCCCAGTAAGGCCAATGTGGAGCACATGCAGAGCCTGCCCAAAGATTCTTTGGAACCTTCTAAAGAGGAGGACGATGAAGATCTGAATGATTCCTCTGAAGAGCTTTATACTACTATAAAAATAATGGCATCTGGAGTCAAATCGAAAGATCCAGATGTTCGTATGGGCCTCAATCAACACTACCCAAGCTTTAAACCCCCTCCATTTCAATATCACCACCGGAATCCTATGGGTATTGGAGTTACTGCAACAAACTTCACAACCCACAATATTCCACAGACTTTTACTACTGCCATTCGATGCACAAAATGCGGTAAGAGTGTTGATAACATGCCTGAGTTACACAAACACATACTGGCCTGTGCATCTGCCAGTGACAAAAAGAGATACACACCTAAAAAGAATCCAGTACCACTGAAACAAACGGTGCAGCCAAAGAATGGCATGGTTGTCATAGCCGGCCCTGGAAAGAACGCCTTCAGGCGAATGGGTCAGCCCAAAAGACTTAATTTCAATGTTGAGATTAGCAAAATGTCttcaaataaactgaaaataagtGCATTGAAAAAGAAGAACCAGCTTGTCCAGAAGGCTAtcttgcaaaaaaagaaatctgcccAGCAGAAGGCAGAGCTGAAAAATAATCCGTCCGAGTCAGACTCTCACATCTGCCCCTACTGTAATAGAGAGTTTACTTATATCGGGAGTTTGAATAAGCATGCGTCATACAGCTGTCCCAAAAAACCCATCTCTCCCTCCTCTAAAAAGAACTCAAAAAAAAGTGCAAGTTCTCCTTCACCTGCAAGCAGCGAAAAAGGCAACAGCCTGCGCAGGAGAACGGCGGATGCAGAAATCAAAATGCAGAGCACGCAGCCCCACTTGGGCAAGACCAGAGCGCGGACCTCGGGACCCGcacagctccagctgccctCCGCATCCTTCAAATCCAAACAAAACGTGAAATTCGTGTCTTCGATTCGCTCTAAAAAGCCAAATTCCTCTTCGTCGTTGAGGAACTCTAGTCCTGTGAGAGTGTCCAGAATGTCCCACGTTGATGGGAAAAAAACTAAGGTGGTCGCTAAGAACAATTCCTCTGGAATCTCAAGCAAAGTGTCCCGGAAATTGCACGTCAGAATACAAAGGAATAATAAAGCGGTTTTGCCGAGTAAATCTGCTGTGGCGAGTAAGAAAAAGGCAGACAGGTTCGCTGTCAAGTCTCACGAGAGGATCGGGGGGCCGATCACACGGAGCCTGCAGCAGGCAGCAAACGCAGAGGCGGCGGAAAACAAAAGAGACGAAAGTACAAAGCAAGAGCTAAAAGATTTCAG TTACAGGCTCCGCATGGCCTCTAGatgtccctcctcctcctcgcatAACACCAGCGCCAGGCAGTGTAAGAAACCCAACTGCGCAGCATCCCAGTTCTTCAAGGAATAG
- the PRDM2 gene encoding PR domain zinc finger protein 2 isoform X5 encodes MRDSKEGHKEEDETPSVSAVLSLEQTAVIQEMVNQEVLPKLMVPSPTSEPQMVTEDKQGEAINCASDDLDDDEEEDDEEEEDEEEIEDINMPKEHAEMPLICEEKLDSLEEQKSTSEESPESSPKKKLVVKVPKARGESNGDVQEMFMFPCQHCERKFTTKQGLERHMHIHISTFNHAFKCRYCGKAFGTQINRRRHERRHEAGPKRKPFLTLTSSQHLDNVADNQVIVDDGLKDDLNVSSLVQDSVALDSEKVSQEMSNSAFAEENKEPKELHPCKYCKKVFGTHTNMRRHQRRVHERHLIPKGVRRKGFFTEEPPLQTEQAPPVQSVYIASTEIEEEGEVDDVYIMDISSNISENLNYYIDGKIQSNSSTSNCDVIQMESNSADLYGLNCIISPVTVEISPNLKVTQTHVNEPPKEPSSSGSNESKKRRTASPPLIPKIKTEVDPEPVTPTSSLNLPLSISTESLPFHKEKGVYLSSKLKQLLQTQDSKKMTPSEIPKLGPSVTSSPILPPVSSRFKRRTSSPPSSPQHSPVLRDFVKSGEGKTVWNDNIRSSKMPKLESHSNSPAWNLTGREEKETLSTLCFEDYKISKDWTAAPTFGNVCNQQPLDLSSGMKQRSDVKNKNQVPWESVLDLSVHKKPCSDAEIREYKENSTQPTCSGVKKKKPTTCMLQKVLLNEYNGTDAAVDSALGVSRSASPSKPLETQADPDVDPALSASSLDTQPLSSSVSPVPQVAAVPSVCQLPPLLTPTNPPSPPPCPPVLTVATSPPSLLPTMPLPIPDVSASATNTSSCPSPLSNTTTQSPLPVLSPTVSPSPSPVPSVEPLISAASPGPPTLSSSSSSSSSSSFSSSSSSSSPSPPPLSVVSSVVSSADNLENTLPIIKQEEAENEQQKAREDPHTSSESVVQETFNKSFVCNVCESPFLSIKDLTKHLSIHAEEWPFKCEFCVQLFRDKTDLSEHRFLLHGVGNIFVCSICKKEFAFLCNLQQHQRDLHPDKECTHHQFESGTLRPQNFTDPSKANVEHMQSLPKDSLEPSKEEDDEDLNDSSEELYTTIKIMASGVKSKDPDVRMGLNQHYPSFKPPPFQYHHRNPMGIGVTATNFTTHNIPQTFTTAIRCTKCGKSVDNMPELHKHILACASASDKKRYTPKKNPVPLKQTVQPKNGMVVIAGPGKNAFRRMGQPKRLNFNVEISKMSSNKLKISALKKKNQLVQKAILQKKKSAQQKAELKNNPSESDSHICPYCNREFTYIGSLNKHASYSCPKKPISPSSKKNSKKSASSPSPASSEKGNSLRRRTADAEIKMQSTQPHLGKTRARTSGPAQLQLPSASFKSKQNVKFVSSIRSKKPNSSSSLRNSSPVRVSRMSHVDGKKTKVVAKNNSSGISSKVSRKLHVRIQRNNKAVLPSKSAVASKKKADRFAVKSHERIGGPITRSLQQAANAEAAENKRDESTKQELKDFSYRLRMASRCPSSSSHNTSARQCKKPNCAASQFFKE; translated from the exons ATGAGGGATTCTAAAGAGG GTCATAAGGAGGAAGATGAAACAccttctgtttctgctgtgctgtccctggAGCAAACAGCTGTGATTCAGGAAATGGTAAATCAAGAGGTTCTTCCAAAGCTGATGGTCCCCAGTCCCACCAGTGAACCACAAATGGTGACAGAAGACAAACAAGGAGAAGCAATAAACTGTGCTTCAGATGACTTAGATGAtgatgaagaggaggatgatgaagaagaggaagatgaagaggagatAGAAGATATCAATATGCCTAAAGAACATGCTGAAATGCCTTTGATATGTGAAGAAAAGTTAGACTCTCTGGAAGAACAAAAGAGTACGTCAGAAGAATCTCCAGAAAGCTCTCCAAAGAAAAAGCTTGTTGTGAAAGTTCCAAAAGCGAGAGGTGAATCAAATGGTGATGTTCAGGAAATGTTCATGTTTCCCTGTCAGCATTGTGAGAGGAAGTTTACAACAAAGCAAGGACTTGAGCGCCACATGCACATCCACATCTCCACTTTCAACCATGCCTTCAAGTGTCGATACTGCGGGAAAGCCTTTGGTACTCAAATTAACAGGCGAAGACATGAGCGACGCCACGAGGCAGGGCCAAAAAGGAAACCGTTCCTAACACTGACGTCATCACAACACTTGGATAATGTTGCTGATAACCAAGTGATTGTGGATGATGGTCTGAAAGATGATCTGAATGTTTCCAGTCTTGTGCAAGACTCTGTTGCCTTGGATTCTGAGAAAGTTTCCCAAGAAATGTCAAACTCTGCTTTTGCTGAGGAAAATAAGGAACCCAAAGAATTGCACCCGTGCAAATACTGCAAAAAGGTTTTTGGAACTCACACCAACATGCGGAGGCACCAGCGTAGGGTTCACGAGCGTCATCTTATTCCCAAAGGTGTCAGAAGAAAAGGATTCTTCACTGAAGAGCCACCGCTTCAGACTGAGCAGGCCCCTCCAGTCCAGAGCGTGTACATAGCAAGTACAGAAATTGAAGAGGAAGGCGAAGTAGACGATGTCTATATCATGGATATTTCCAGCAATATCtctgaaaatttaaattattatattgaTGGTAAAATTCAGTCCAACAGCAGCACTAGCAATTGCGATGTGATTCAGATGGAGTCCAACTCTGCAGACTTGTATGGCCTAAATTGTATAATCAGTCCAGTTACGGTGGAAATCTCCCCGAATTTAAAGGTGACACAAACACATGTGAATGAACCTCCCAAGGAACCCTCCAGCAGTGGGAGCAATGAATCCAAAAAGAGAAGAACTGCCAGCCCTCCTCTCataccaaaaataaaaactgaagtaGACCCAGAACCCGTAACTCCTACTAGTTCTTTAAATCTTCCTCTTAGCATTTCAACAGAAAGCCTAccttttcataaagaaaaaggtGTTTATTTGTCatcaaaattaaaacagcttCTTCAGACACAGGACAGTAAGAAGATGACTCCAAGTGAAATCCCTAAACTAGGACCTTCTGTTACATCATCCCCTATTTTGCCTCCAGTATCCAGTAGGTTTAAAAGAAGGACCAGCTCCcctcccagctctccccagcaCAGTCCAGTTCTTCGAGACTTTGTCAAATCAGGTGAGGGAAAAACTGTGTGGAACGATAATATTCGGAGTTCAAAAATGCCAAAGTTAGAAAGCCACAGCAACTCACCCGCTTGGAACTTGActggaagggaggaaaaagagactTTGAGCACTCTGTGCTTTGAAGACTATAAAATATCAAAAGACTGGACAGCAGCTCCGACTTTTGGCAACGTGTGCAACCAGCAGCCGCTGGATTTATCTAGTGGCATGAAACAGAGGTCCGATGTCAAAAATAAGAATCAGGTTCCCTGGGAATCTGTTTTAGATTTAAGCGTACATAAGAAGCCTTGCAGTGATGCCGAAATTAGGGAATACAAAGAAAATTCCACACAACCAACCTGTAGTGgtgttaaaaagaagaaaccaacCACTTGCATGTTACAGAAGGTTCTGCTGAATGAGTACAACGGAACGGACGCGGCCGTGGACAGCGCGCTTGGTGTGAGCAGGAGCGCGAGCCCAAGCAAACCCCTGGAGACTCAGGCTGACCCTGACGTGGATCCTGCTCTCTCTGCATCTTCTCTTGACACTCAGCCCCTCAgttcctcagtttcccctgtGCCGCAGGTGGCTGCTGTGCCTTCCGTGTGCCAGCTGCCTCCTTTGTTAACGCCAACCaaccctccttcccctccgccctgcCCACCTGTCCTAACGGTTGCTACATCgcctccttcccttcttccaaCAATGCCGTTACCAATTCCAGATGTCTCTGCCAGTGCCACTAACACTTCTTCTTGCCCATCTCCTCTTTCTAACACTACTACCCAGTCCCCGCTGCCAGTTCTTTCGCCCACGGTTTCCCCTTCTCCATCTCCCGTTCCTTCTGTTGAACCtcttatttctgctgcttcaccTGGTCCTCCCACACTctcttcctcatcttcatcctcctcttcctcctctttctcctcctcttcatcttcatcatctCCGTCTCCACCTCCTCTGTCTGTAGTTTCTTCTGTCGTTTCCTCTGCTGATAATCTGGAAAATACTCTGCCGATAATAAAACAGGAAGAAGCTGAAAATGAGcaacagaaagcaagagaagatCCTCATACTTCAAGTGAATCAGTAGTGCAGGAAACATTCAATAAAAGCTTTGTGTGCAATGTCTGTGAATcaccttttctttctattaAAGACCTAACGAAGCATTTATCCATTCATGCTGAAGAATGGCCCTTCAAATGTGAATTCTGTGTACAGCTTTTTAGGGATAAAACGGACTTGTCGGAACATCGCTTTCTGCTTCACGGAGTAGGAAACATCTTTGTTTGCTCCATCTGTAAAAAGGAATTTGCTTTTTTGTGCAATTTGCAACAGCATCAGCGGGATCTCCATCCAGACAAGGAGTGCACACATCATCAGTTTGAAAGTGGGACTTTGAGACCCCAGAATTTTACGGACCCCAGTAAGGCCAATGTGGAGCACATGCAGAGCCTGCCCAAAGATTCTTTGGAACCTTCTAAAGAGGAGGACGATGAAGATCTGAATGATTCCTCTGAAGAGCTTTATACTACTATAAAAATAATGGCATCTGGAGTCAAATCGAAAGATCCAGATGTTCGTATGGGCCTCAATCAACACTACCCAAGCTTTAAACCCCCTCCATTTCAATATCACCACCGGAATCCTATGGGTATTGGAGTTACTGCAACAAACTTCACAACCCACAATATTCCACAGACTTTTACTACTGCCATTCGATGCACAAAATGCGGTAAGAGTGTTGATAACATGCCTGAGTTACACAAACACATACTGGCCTGTGCATCTGCCAGTGACAAAAAGAGATACACACCTAAAAAGAATCCAGTACCACTGAAACAAACGGTGCAGCCAAAGAATGGCATGGTTGTCATAGCCGGCCCTGGAAAGAACGCCTTCAGGCGAATGGGTCAGCCCAAAAGACTTAATTTCAATGTTGAGATTAGCAAAATGTCttcaaataaactgaaaataagtGCATTGAAAAAGAAGAACCAGCTTGTCCAGAAGGCTAtcttgcaaaaaaagaaatctgcccAGCAGAAGGCAGAGCTGAAAAATAATCCGTCCGAGTCAGACTCTCACATCTGCCCCTACTGTAATAGAGAGTTTACTTATATCGGGAGTTTGAATAAGCATGCGTCATACAGCTGTCCCAAAAAACCCATCTCTCCCTCCTCTAAAAAGAACTCAAAAAAAAGTGCAAGTTCTCCTTCACCTGCAAGCAGCGAAAAAGGCAACAGCCTGCGCAGGAGAACGGCGGATGCAGAAATCAAAATGCAGAGCACGCAGCCCCACTTGGGCAAGACCAGAGCGCGGACCTCGGGACCCGcacagctccagctgccctCCGCATCCTTCAAATCCAAACAAAACGTGAAATTCGTGTCTTCGATTCGCTCTAAAAAGCCAAATTCCTCTTCGTCGTTGAGGAACTCTAGTCCTGTGAGAGTGTCCAGAATGTCCCACGTTGATGGGAAAAAAACTAAGGTGGTCGCTAAGAACAATTCCTCTGGAATCTCAAGCAAAGTGTCCCGGAAATTGCACGTCAGAATACAAAGGAATAATAAAGCGGTTTTGCCGAGTAAATCTGCTGTGGCGAGTAAGAAAAAGGCAGACAGGTTCGCTGTCAAGTCTCACGAGAGGATCGGGGGGCCGATCACACGGAGCCTGCAGCAGGCAGCAAACGCAGAGGCGGCGGAAAACAAAAGAGACGAAAGTACAAAGCAAGAGCTAAAAGATTTCAG TTACAGGCTCCGCATGGCCTCTAGatgtccctcctcctcctcgcatAACACCAGCGCCAGGCAGTGTAAGAAACCCAACTGCGCAGCATCCCAGTTCTTCAAGGAATAG